The genome window ACTGGCAGAAGGCGTGGATAATATTTTGGGCTGGAGGAGTCCTAATTTTGTATATCGTCCACAAGGAACCGATAACATTTCTTTGCTATTGAAAAACTATCGTCTTTCTGATGATATTGCATTTCGTTTTTCTTCTTCCGAGTGGGCTGAATATCCATTGACGGCGGAGAAATTCGCAAATTGGATAAGCTCCGTAAATGGCTCCGGCGAGATAGTGAATCTTTTTATGGACTACGAAACGTTCGGTGAGCACCAGTGGGAGGATACCGGAATATTCGACTTTCTCCGCGCCTTGCCGACGGCAGTGTATAAAAATCCCGACAATGATTTCGTTACACCTACGGAGGCAATAGATCGATATGAAAGACGTGATGAGATCGATATCCCCCATTATATTTCTTGGGCTGACGTAGAGCGAGATCTCTCGGCTTGGCTTCACAACGATATGCAGAAGGACGCTATTAAGTCACTTTATGAGATAGAAGATAAAGTAAAAGCTTCAAAGGATAAGAAGTTGATCAACGATTGGCGTACACTAACGACCTCAGACCACTTTTATTATATGTGTACAAAATGGTGGTCTGACGGCGATGTACACAAATATTTCTCCCCGTATGATTCACCTTAT of Candidatus Campbellbacteria bacterium contains these proteins:
- a CDS encoding glycoside hydrolase family 57 protein, giving the protein MTSICLYMQVHQPRRLKKYRIFDIGSKGGYFDDVSDTDLNNRKVFQKVARKCYLPTNSLMLDLLKKHPEFRLSFSITGIFLDQAEEYSPETLESFKKLVDTGQVEILSETYYHSLAFLYSQREFEEQTQLHKERVKELFGVEPTVFRNTELIYNNELAKAAERMGYRGVLAEGVDNILGWRSPNFVYRPQGTDNISLLLKNYRLSDDIAFRFSSSEWAEYPLTAEKFANWISSVNGSGEIVNLFMDYETFGEHQWEDTGIFDFLRALPTAVYKNPDNDFVTPTEAIDRYERRDEIDIPHYISWADVERDLSAWLHNDMQKDAIKSLYEIEDKVKASKDKKLINDWRTLTTSDHFYYMCTKWWSDGDVHKYFSPYDSPYDAFITFMNVLNDVTLRV